The Impatiens glandulifera chromosome 3, dImpGla2.1, whole genome shotgun sequence genome contains a region encoding:
- the LOC124931278 gene encoding probable protein phosphatase 2C 33 yields MGSCLSFESRNPLPNSPLGVRKRKNSKKRNSGSRSSSFDSKREDLLHRIPGRMFLNGSSEMASIFTQQGKKGTNQDAMIVWENFGSRSDTVFCGVFDGHGPYGHLVAKRVRDCLPLKLSSHWEGNSKSEINVNSESTSLLAAVDEDEEEEEGRASNDERDKNLDIFQDLKELFLKAFKVMDRELKFHTNFDSFCSGTTAVTLIKQGQHLVIGNVGDSRAVLGTRDKNNSITAVQLTVDLKPNLPKEAERIRKCRGRVFALHDEPEVSRVWLPNNDSPGLAMARAFGDFCLKDFGLISIPEITYRCLNDKDEFVVLATDGVWDVLSNEEVVNVVSSAPSRALAARSLVEKAVRAWRYKYPTSKVDDCAVVCLFLDVNLNNVSTANSKKKVASMTKNEDHSFPAGLDSSGTTRKGSEERKEESEDEDEDDGEEEMEFEESGMEWSALEGVARVNTLLTLPRFDPGKDQRKDAAP; encoded by the exons ATGGGGTCCTGCTTATCATTTGAAAGCAGGAATCCTCTTCCTAATTCCCCTTTGGGAGTTAGGAAGAGGAAGAACTCGAAGAAGAGGAACTCTGGATCACGGAGTTCTTCGTTTGATAGTAAGAGAGAGGACTTGCTGCATAGAATCCCTGGGCGAATGTTCTTGAATGGGTCGTCGGAAATGGCTTCAATTTTCACTCAGCAAGGGAAGAAAGGAACGAATCAAGATGCCATGATTGTTTGGGAG AATTTTGGATCGAGATCTGATACAGTGTTCTGCGGTGTGTTTGATGGTCATGGGCCTTATGGACATTTGGTGGCGAAGAGAGTGAGGGATTGTCTTCCTTTAAAGTTAAGTTCACATTGGGAAGGGAATTCAAAGAGTGAGATCAATGTGAATTCTGAAAGCACGTCATTGCTTGCTGCTGTTGATGAAgacgaggaagaagaagaaggacgaGCATCGAATGATGAACGTGACAAGAATCTAGACATATTTCAGGATCTGAAAGAGTTGTTTCTGAAGGCTTTCAAAGTTATGGATAGGGAATTGAAGTTTCATACAAATTTTGACAGTTTTTGTAGTGGGACAACTGCAGTAACCCTTATAAAACAG GGTCAGCATCTTGTGATTGGTAATGTTGGTGATTCAAGAGCTGTTCTTGGTAcaagagataaaaataattcaataaccGCTGTTCAGTTGACTGTTGATCTCAAACCAAATCTCCCAA AGGAAGCAGAGAGGATTCGGAAATGTAGAGGACGTGTGTTTGCTCTTCACGATGAGCCTGAAGTTTCCCGGGTCTGGTTGCCGAACAATGATTCTCCTGGACTAGCCATGGCTCGAGCTTTCGGTGATTTTTGTCTCAAGGATTTCGGCTTAATCTCCATTCCTGAAATCACTTACCGATGCCTAAATGACAAAGATGAGTTTGTAGTCCTGGCTACGGATGGG GTATGGGATGTGCTTTCGAACGAAGAAGTTGTAAATGTCGTTTCTTCTGCACCATCACGTGCCTTGGCTGCTCGATCTCTGGTGGAGAAGGCAGTTCGAGCTTGGAGATATAAATATCCGACTTCAAAAGTGGATGATTGTGCGGTAGTTTGTTTGTTTCTAGACGTGAACTTGAACAATGTCTCGACTGCAAACTCGAAAAAGAAAGTTGCTTCTATGACCAAGAATGAAGATCATTCTTTCCCAGCTGGACTGGATTCCTCGGGAACCACTCGAAAGGGAAGTGAAGAAAGGAAAGAGGAGAGTGAAGACGAGGATGAGGATGATGGAGAGGAGGAAATGGAATTTGAAGAATCGGGTATGGAGTGGTCTGCATTGGAAGGGGTGGCTCGGGTCAATACCTTACTAACCTTGCCAAGGTTTGATCCAGGCAAGGATCAAAGAAAAGATGCAGCCCCTTGA
- the LOC124930151 gene encoding aspartic proteinase 36-like: MFIQGSIGNLRAMKLDLSSKESRYAVLGLLILILQVTNGPPRNFVSANLVLKVQHRFAAKGKSLGDYWAHDVRRHGRFLAADIPLGGNGNPTDTALYFTKIGIGTPSKDYYVQVDTGSDILWLNCVGCDNCPKKSDLGIELRLYNPQASSTGNKVTCDQDFCNIINGELNGCKVGLVCPYSVTYGDGSSTSGYFVRDNIQLDRASGNLNTTPMNGTIQFGCGDKQSGQLGSSSEALDGILGFGQSNSSMVSQLASSGKVKKAFAHCLNGKKGGGIFAIGQVVQPKLNMVPLIPNQPHYNIILKSIEVDGSILTLPSSFGTSSEKGAIIDSGTTLVYLPDEIYSLLMAQIMASQPNLKLHTFEEQFTCFQFTGEVDSGFPAVKFNFENSLSMTIYPHEYLFKFNDEVLCFGWMSSGTQTKDGKDLILLGDMMLSNKLFLYDLENQAIGWTDYNCEFLLL; encoded by the exons ATGTTTATACAGGGATCAATAGGTAATCTGCGTGCAATGAAGTTGGATCTCAGTAGTAAAGAGAGTAGATATGCGGTTCTGGGTTTGTTAATTCTTATCTTGCAAGTGACTAATGGCCCTCCTCGCAACTTTGTGTCGGCTAACTTGGTGCTTAAGGTTCAGCACAGATTCGCAGCGAAAGGGAAGTCTTTGGGGGATTATTGGGCTCATGATGTCCGCCGACATGGAAGGTTTCTAGCCGCAGATATTCCTTTAGGTGGCAATGGAAATCCCACAGATACTGC gCTGTACTTCACTAAAATTGGCATTGGGACTCCTTCAAAAGATTATTATGTGCAAGTAGACACTGGAAGTGACATTTTGTGGCTGAATTGTGTTGGCTGTGACAATTGTCCTAAGAAAAGCGACCTTGGT ATAGAGCTTAGACTATACAATCCACAAGCTTCATCAACTGGCAATAAGGTTACTTGTGATCAAGATTTCTGCAATATTATAAATGGTGAACTGAATGGCTGTAAAGTTGGATTAGTCTGTCCTTATAGTGTTACTTATGGTGATGGGAGTTCAACTTCTGGCTACTTTGTTAGAGATAATATTCAATTGGATCGAGCCTCTGGAAACCTTAACACCACTCCTATGAATGGCACCATTCAATTTGG GTGTGGAGATAAGCAATCTGGGCAGCTTGGTTCATCTTCTGAAGCACTTGATGGAATCCTTGGTTTTGGACAATCAAACTCTTCCATGGTATCCCAATTGGCATCGTCTGGGAAGGTGAAAAAAGCTTTTGCACATTGTTTGAATGGTAAAAAAGGTGGTGGAATATTCGCTATTGGACAAGTTGTGCAGCCAAAGTTGAACATGGTTCCACTGATCCCCAATCA GCCACATTACAATATAATTTTGAAGTCAATTGAGGTGGATGGCTCTATTCTCACGCTTCCTTCGAGTTTTGGTACAAGTTCGGAGAAAGGGGCGATAATTGACAGTGGTACGACATTGGTATATCTTCCAGATGAAATTTATAGTCTATTGATGGCACAG ATAATGGCTTCACAGCCTAATCTGAAGCTGCATACATTTGAGGAGCAATTCACTTGTTTTCAGTTTACTGGCGA GGTAGATTCTGGATTTCCTGCTGTCAAATTCAATTTTGAGAATTCACTTTCAATGACTATTTACCCTCATGAATACCTGTTCAAATTTAAT GACGAGGTTTTGTGCTTTGGATGGATGAGTAGTGGCACTCAAACAAAGGATGGGAAGGACTTGATACTCTTGGGAG ATATGATGCTGTCGAATAAGCTCTTCTTGTATGATCTAGAAAATCAAGCAATTGGTTGGACCGATTATAATTGTGAGTTTCTACTTTTGTAA